Proteins encoded together in one Lathyrus oleraceus cultivar Zhongwan6 chromosome 5, CAAS_Psat_ZW6_1.0, whole genome shotgun sequence window:
- the LOC127081253 gene encoding NADH dehydrogenase [ubiquinone] flavoprotein 2, mitochondrial — protein sequence MFNRTKVGKYHLLVCGTTPCMIRGSQGIEEALLKHLGVKRNEVTQDGFFSVGEMECMGCCVNAPMITVADYSNGSEGYTYNYFEDVTPEKVIEIVEKLRKGEKPPVRIFAIIYFIFVKV from the exons ATGTTCAATCGAACTAAG GTCGGCAAATATCATCTATTGGTCTGTGGAACTACACCTTGTATGATACGTGGTTCACAAGGTATTGAAGAAGCATTATTGAAACACTTAGGAGTGAAACGAAATG AAGTAACGCAAGATGGTTTCTTTTCTGTTGGTGAAATGGAATGCATG GGATGCTGTGTGAATGCTCCAATGATTACAGTGGCTGATTACTCTAATGGATCAGAAGGATATACTTACAATTATTTT GAAGATGTAACCCCAGAGAAAGTAATTGAGATAGTTGAAAAGCTGAGAAAGGGCGAGAAGCCACCGGTAAGGATATTTGCTataatttatttcatttttgtcAAAGTTTAG